DNA sequence from the Clostridia bacterium genome:
CATGGAGATCGCCGACCCGTCGGCCGACCTGTTGACGGTGACGTCGCGCGGCTACGGCAAGCGGACGCCGATGACCGATTACCGCATCCAGGGTCGCGGCGGCAGCGGCATCATCGCCATGCGCACGACGTCGAAGACCGGGCCGCTCGCCGCCATCCGCGCCGTCTCGCCGGGGAACGAGGTCATGCTCACGACGGCGCAGGGCATCGTCATCCGCCAGCCGGTCGACGGCATCCCGCGGCACGGGCGCAGCACGCAGGGCGTCATGCTGATCCGCCTCGAGCCGGGCGACGAATTCGTCTCCCTCGCGCGCATCATCCGCGAGGACGAGCAGCGCAGCATGTTGGAAGAGTGACGCGGCTTCCCGCATACTCCAAGCCAGGGGGGAACGGCAATGCCTGAAGCGACTGTGACTGAAGAGCGCGGAACTTGGCGCGTGAAGAAGGGCCTCGCCGAGATGCTGAAGGGCGGGGTCATCATGGACGTGACGACGCCCGAGCAGGCGAAGATCGCGGAGGAGGCCGGCGCCGTCGCGGTGATGGCGCTGGAGCGCGTGCCGGCGGACATCCGCGCCGCGGGGGGCGTCGCGCGCATGGCGGATCCGGAGATCATCCTGCGCATCGAGGAGGCCGTGACGATCCCGGTCATGGCCAAGTGCCGGATCGGGCACTTCGTCGAGGCGCAGATCCTTGAACAGCTGGGCGTCGACTACATCGACGAGAGCGAAGTGCTCACGCCGGCGGACGAGGAGTTCCACATCAACAAGCACGAGTTCACCGTGCCCTTCGTCTGCGGCGCGCGCAACCTCGGCGAGGCGCTGCGGCGCATCGCCGAAGGAGCGGCCATGATCCGCACGAAGGGTGAGCCCGGCACCGGCAACATCGTGGAGGCCGTCCGGCACCTCCGCCGCATCAACGCCGAGATCCGGCGCGTGGTCGCGGCCCCGGACGAGGAACTCGTCACGATCGCGAAGGAGTATGGCGCGCCGGTGGAGCTGGTGCGGGAGGTCAAACGGCTCGGCCGGCTGCCGGTCGTGAACTTCTCCGCGGGCGGCGTCGCCACGCCGGCGGACGCGGCGCTCATGATGCAGATGGGCGCGGACGGCGTGTTCGTCGGCTCCGGCATCTTCAAGTCCGCGAACCCGGCCGCGTACGCGCGCGCCATCGTGCGGGCGACGACGCACTACAACGACCCGGAGGTCCTGGCGGAGGTCAGCCGCAACCTGGGGCAGGCGATGCCCGGGCTGGAGATGGCGACGCTGCGTCCCGAGGACCGGATGCAGGACCGCAGCCAGTGACCGTCCGGCACACGGCGGTCTTGACGGATGGTGAGTCATGAAAGTCGGCGTTCTTGATTTGCAGGGCGACGTCATCGAACACGTGCGCGCGCTTGAGGCCGCCGGCGCGGAGGTCGTCCGCGTGAAGCGGCCCCGTCACCTCGAGGGCCTGCGCGGCCTCGTCATTCCCGGCGGCGAAAGCACGACGATCGGCAAGCTGATGGCCGAGTACGAACTGATCCCGGCCGTCCGCCACGCCGTCAGCGAGGGCATGGCCGTGTTCGGCACGTGCGCGGGCGCCATTCTCCTGGCGGCGGACATCGCCGGCAGCGACCAGCCCCGCCTGGGCCTGATGGACATGCGCGTGCAGCGCAACGCCTACGGCCGCCAGCGGGAAAGCTTCGAAGCGGAGGTCAGCGTTTCCGAGATTCCCGGGCCGCCCGTGAAAGCCGTCTTCATCCGCGCGCCGATCATCGAACGGGTCGGCTCGCCCGTGAAGGTGCTGGCCGAATACGGCGGCCAAGTCGTCATGGCACGTCAGGGCCGGCTCCTCGCGGGCACGTTTCACCCGGAGCTGACGGACGACCGGCGCGTGCACCAGTACTTCCTCCGCCTGTGCGCGGAAGAGCCTGAGGACCAAGGCTCCGGCGCCGGCAGGGACCGCCTG
Encoded proteins:
- the pdxS gene encoding pyridoxal 5'-phosphate synthase lyase subunit PdxS — translated: MPEATVTEERGTWRVKKGLAEMLKGGVIMDVTTPEQAKIAEEAGAVAVMALERVPADIRAAGGVARMADPEIILRIEEAVTIPVMAKCRIGHFVEAQILEQLGVDYIDESEVLTPADEEFHINKHEFTVPFVCGARNLGEALRRIAEGAAMIRTKGEPGTGNIVEAVRHLRRINAEIRRVVAAPDEELVTIAKEYGAPVELVREVKRLGRLPVVNFSAGGVATPADAALMMQMGADGVFVGSGIFKSANPAAYARAIVRATTHYNDPEVLAEVSRNLGQAMPGLEMATLRPEDRMQDRSQ
- the pdxT gene encoding pyridoxal 5'-phosphate synthase glutaminase subunit PdxT, giving the protein MKVGVLDLQGDVIEHVRALEAAGAEVVRVKRPRHLEGLRGLVIPGGESTTIGKLMAEYELIPAVRHAVSEGMAVFGTCAGAILLAADIAGSDQPRLGLMDMRVQRNAYGRQRESFEAEVSVSEIPGPPVKAVFIRAPIIERVGSPVKVLAEYGGQVVMARQGRLLAGTFHPELTDDRRVHQYFLRLCAEEPEDQGSGAGRDRLR